The Dioscorea cayenensis subsp. rotundata cultivar TDr96_F1 chromosome 18, TDr96_F1_v2_PseudoChromosome.rev07_lg8_w22 25.fasta, whole genome shotgun sequence genome includes the window CAGTGACTTAACATATATAATTgacttataaattataatcaatcATGCTCTCTCTAATCCTCAAAAGTGTGATTATATATAGAGCCATTTTATGTGTATTCGCACAAGCTGCTTTTTGCAAgcttgttttttttggaaatatataAATGTTCTTCGGAGAGCCaattgcaaataaaataaaagaaaaagatacaTCGTATATGTAatctattatattttgaattaatcatgttaataataataattccaggttggatattaataattgatgtCGGTTCTTATAATGGATAACTGTTTGTATTGTTTAAACACAAAAAGAAGGATATttgatggttttttatttttatttttttaattttaaaaattcttaaaaaaatagtacacattttGCTTAGGTTCATTCGTGATGTTCACCTTTCATGGGATtcttatcaaaaataatatatagtttttaaattatttttaatttaatttatttttttaaatgaacatGAAATGACGTAGTTGCTGGTTCGGTGTATCATAATTCATGgtgaatttatttgtttattttcaaatactaaataaaataaaaagaaatttaaaccaCCTGTtgcaataaatatttatataaccAACGACTTTTGGGTCAATTGATCACACGGGTCCCTTTACGTAGGGATGTTTATTTTCGGGAGGATCCCGAGATCGAATCTCACGTCCCACGCAGTGAGGCGACATGGGTCGGTGCAGTGTCTGCTCTCCCACATCACATATACATCCCCGACTTACCCTTAAAACGTGGGCATTGTCGtatatttgtaataaaataaataaatatctatataaaataaaaacaataacacaTGAAACTAGGATAGATGATTCTAATCCTCTATGAAGGAAACAGTATGATGATGAGTTGGCAAAAGCAAATAGACTTTGAATGAGTTGTATGagttattacttaaaaaaaaaaaattaaagcatttAAGCATTTCTTTCAATTATAGTTGtgataaatgcataaatgcaatTCAATACTCCAACCaatcaaatcattttttttaaaaaaaaaacagtgaatgacaaaaaaataatgatagcCTTCCCATGCAATGTTTTGTGTTcatgataaaaacaaagataacccaaaattttaattgcttttGGTATTTAACATCTGGACCTCATGGACCTTGCTTTTATTAATTGGTCGTTGACCAAAAATTACTCTGATCTAATCTACCTAGTTCATTttcaccatatttttttttgtcttgttcAACCTTTACTATAAAATTTGTCAATCAATTAGATCTGAACAAGTCCTTATTTACCTTAAGTTTAGTGACCACACAACTCGACCCTATACCTTCCTATTCGAGAAGTCTCGGTGATTAGATAAGAGTTTTATGACTCTTCTTTAGAGTTAGCACATCTTAGATTGAGATTAAGATATTAGCAAAAGAAGAGTGTTTGGTTCAAATACCACACAAGAACTCTTTGCATTTAGAACTTGGAAAAACCCTGTATTAAGAAGAACTCCAATAGAAACAAAGTTCTTGTCTTACCTGGTTTTAGGGATCGAGGGTGACTCAAATACAAGATTCTTCCACTAATTAGTTGCTAATGGTTCTTGTAAGCTTAAGTACATTCCTCACATTCTCCGTAAAAAGACTTTTGGATTAAGGAGGATAGAACTTCAGTTATATTTTTTTGCCATTTTTGCAACCAACTTGGTGCCAAGAGtgagtttatttaaaaaaaaacaaactaatccaagtcttttatatttatatttataaactatatatttttaaattattggcACTCGAGATCCCTTTAATGACTATAATAGCCATCACAACCTCTTATCTCCATCTGTGACTTTATCTGGATATCGGTTTTGAACTTCTCTGGGTTAAGGTAATTTCATGACTTAGAAGTTTGagagtaaaaataatttttttgttagattattgCACCACTTTCCCAATGATGGCAAGTAAGATACTTTATtggtcctattttttttaaagagaactTGCTCTcacaaaatcatatatttttaattaactgGATTGTGATAACAAGATTTTAACTTTATATAATCTTGTTGCAATGTGGGATGGTAATCCCTCTCTGTTGTGCAAGGGTAACAGTGAAAATGATATACCATCTATTTTTGCATTTTGCATTTGGTGTTTGGAACCAATCTCATCAATTATTCATGATTAGTAGCTTCTCTTTAACTAGAGAGAGGTCTAGTCGAACTGACAAGCTAGTCTTGATTCTCAGTTAATCTTGATTCTCAGCTCTAtaagagtttgttttttttcagcTAATGTTTTAAACATCTTgctaaaatgaaataattatatcTTTAATCACTATTCCATTTCATTTTAGTAATTATCAATATTAACCTTATGATCCTCAATTAAGAACCAACTGGAAGCTTCTGGGCCCATACATGATCAAGTAGAGCCTCAACTTTGTAATCTCTTCCCACAATAGTGCGGACTGTAACAAAGACATTATTGCAATACTGTACTAACTAAAAACACTTGAAAGCTCACACTTGGGTTGCTGTGAATGACGGCTCCTAAAATCTATATTGATTATCCTTGTTCCTTCACCTGTTACAAAGTTATTATCCTCATTAATCTGCCACTTAATCACTTATGATGATCAaatcactttttctttttttttttgaaggaaCAAGGATAAGGAAGCATGATTTCGGTTCTATCAAACTACAAAAGCTTGCCCTTCTCCATGATTTAGAAGTTATGGATTTGGCTAAGGAAGAGCAGCGTCTGTCCTCAGATGAGATCCGTCAGGAAAGTGACCTATTagacaatttaaaaattattcacaagcaagaagagatttattggaAACAGAGGTCTAGACTTCAATGGTTAAAAGAAGGGGATGAAAATACCAAGTTCTTCCATGCGGTGGCAAATGGCCGTAAGAATCGCAATTTTATCCCTCGTTTGCTCAAGGACGATGTCGCCTTTGAGCACCCTAAGGACATCGGCAGAATTTTCTCTGAGTATTTTAAGCTTCAGTTTGGGCAAAGGCGTTCTAACAGATTTCAAGTTGATCTACATAAATTGTTTGCTCACAAAAGTTCAGTTGACCTGACTGATTTGGAGAGACCTTTCTCTTTAGAGGAAATCAAAAAAATTGTCTTCGACTTAGGGGGAGATAAAGCACCTGGACCAGATGGTTTTCCTTTGCATTTCTTCAAACATTTCTGGGACATCATTAATCTGGATCTCCTCCTACTAtgtaatgatttcttttttcaCCGAGCCAACTTGGAAAGAATCAACTGGGCCTATATTGCTCTTATCCCTAAAGTTGATTCGCCTGAAGCCCTTGGTGACTTCAGACCCATAAGTTTGATAAACTCTTCTTTGAAgattatttcaaaattgttgGCGTCGCGACTAAGTAAGATCATCAACTCCTTAGTTAGCACTGAACAATCTGCATTTCTTAAAGGACGATGCATCCTGGATAACATTGCCACTGCGGAAGAATTGATTTTCAGTATTCATAAGAGGAGGTTATCGGGCATATCTTGAAAGTTGATTTTGCGAAGGCTTTCGATCTTGTTGATTGGGACTTCCTTTTTGACCTACTTAGAGCCGAGGGGATTTGGAGAGCGGTGGATTAGGTGGATAATGGACATTACTGCTTTTTCCTCTAAGGCCTCTATTACGGTTAATGGCTCACCTAATGGATATGTGCGATGATCGAGAGGGATTAAGGCAAAGGCGACCCGTTATCTCCTTTGCTATTTGTGCTTGTTACGGATGCGCTATGCGCAATGTTCTTTCATGCTCTCTGCTTGAAGGTTTTGATTAGGGTGCCGATAGGGGAGGTTGGCAGTATGTGCAATCTCCACTATGCTGATGATTTACTGGTTTTGACTACGGGAGGACTGGAAGATTTGAGGGTGGTGAAGCTTATTTTGTTAGTGTTCTAGGGGATGACAGGGCTagcaacaaatttttttctaaaaagcGTGTTTATACTCTTCTTCGAGGATATGCTACTGACCAGCTGCTGCAGACACTCTGTCTTGCGAGTGGGGATCCTTCGGGTTACATATTTGGGTATTCCAATCTCGGGCGCAGACCAAGAAGGCAAGGCCCGGGAGGAACTTATTGTTAAAATCAGAAGGCGGCTTTCCACTTGGAAAGTGCAATTTCTGTCGTTAGGTGGGCGGCTTACTTTGGTAAATTTTGTCCTCTCGGCTATTCCTACGTATTGGATGTCACTTTTCCGCTTACCCTGTTGGGTCGTCAAAAGATTAAGCGTATTAGAAGGGATTTCTTATGGTCGGGACCTGATATTGACCACCCTAAGTGTAGGCTTGTTGGGTGGAAGAGCCTCTGTCGCTCACGCGACCAGGGAGGATGGGGTATTTTAGAGCTCCACAATTTTAATTCTGCTTTGTTaggtaaatggtggtggaagttctTGTCGGATCCGACCTGGTGTGGTGCGAATGTTGTTAAGTTTAATTATGGCTTAGAAAGTTTACTGGCTAGCGTTGACTTCTTGGTGAGGGAGGTGAGAGATCGGTTCTTGGCTAGATCGACTTAAAAGTCGGTGAGTTTGGGCTGAATTTCACCTGTGAAGGTGTTCTCATGCTGTTGTAGACTTTTGTAGTAGGTATGGCgcttttttgtgtatttttttaataattgagtgGTTTATCACCCTTAGAGGGGCCGTGTTGGTCCATAAATAACAAATCCAATGTTGGCCACGTAGGACAGATCCGGCAACGTGGTTGGTGGGCAACCCTCACGATCGTGACATTTACCACTAAATTACCACGAAAGTGAATAAAGTAGAAAGgtaattttcaattaattaaaaggaaaaagtatataaaaaaaaataaaaatttcgaAGGTTAATCCAGCGCGGTTCTTTCATCGTTGCAATGCGTGTATATAAATGAGTGCAGGATCCTTGATCTCTCTGCGCCGGCCTttgccctctctctctctctcatctcacCTTGCCGGTGACGAAGAATTCATCTATATTCCGGTGAGGTCTCTTGTATTCTCATCTTCTACGCTTCCGTTggtctttgtttttgttggatcCGGTGCTCATTTTGGTCTGATGTCGgctttctttttgatttttctctctcattttgattcttcttcctttttgttcTTAAATTGTTGTTTTTCCGAGCTCGATCTTCGAGAATCATCGCTGGATTTGGTTATAGCGCCTTCATCCCTCGTTCTtagtttttatatgaaaatgttTAAGAAAGTTTGTTGTTTTCTACATTGATTTTGAACTATGGATGTCAATAATACTCTGGATTTTGAGGTTCCAACATGGAACACGAAATGTAGCAATATTTATCTTAATTCCGCTCTGACTGAGCTTTGAATGATTTTGGCTTCTGATATCACTGATTAAAGTCTGTAGATTTGCTGGAATCTATGGATCCATTTACTAAGCAGATGCACATGGAACATAAGGATAAATCTCCTTAAATGaccaaaattttttgaaaaacatcTTCTTTGATCTGCTTGGCTTTTTTCGGAAGAGGTCCACCTCTGCATTTAAGCTTTATAATTTGGTTTTGTTCATTTGCTAGATTTACTGCACTTCTTCCTGTCTCTTTCATTATTCAGAACTTGGGTGAAAACCTGGTTGGTTTAGTTGTCTGCATGTACAGTTACCCATGTAGAGATCTTCTTTCCTTTCCACAATATGATGTCATAAAACTAAAAGCATGATGCTGTGACTTCTCTGACACTGAGTTCTGTTTTTGCTTGATAGGACAAAGAGAGGGATTGGCTGTTGATCCACCATGAAGGCACTAATTCTTGTTGGAGGATTTGGAACACGCCTGCGGCCTTTGACTCTTAGTGTCCCCAAGCCGCTTGTTGATTTCGCTAATAAGCCCATGATCTTGCATCAGGTAATTTCTCCTTTACTCATGCCGGGAAAATAAGCAAAGAGGAGAAGTAGATCTGTTCATTGTAACATTACATGGATTTACCACCCGCTTATAATTCCCCTATTTTTACACTTATTGTCATATTGTATCTAAGAACTATTGCATAGATGTGATGTTCTGGTTTCAGGCAATGTTAAGATACCGAAGGGCTAGCCTTTCAGGTCCGATTAGTTGGATGGATTAATTCTTGGTCcttttatgttaaaaatcttttttttttcttgaaaaaggtTAAAAGTTATATGCTTTACAGTTTTTTGAAAATACTTTTCAGCGGTAATATAGTTTTAAAGCTATAAGCTTCTTATACAAATATTCATGCACATTTTGTTGTCAAGTGTCCTTTAAGTTCGAGATCTCTCAGACGTTCATTAGCTGTTGAGCAAGACAATTGAGTTGAATTATTAGCTCTAACTATTGAGGTTTTTTCCTTCAATCATGATCAGATTGAAGCTTTGAAAGACGTTGGTGTTACTGAAGTTGTTTTAGCCATTAATTACCAACCAGAGGTAAAAGCAAGCCATTCCCAAATACCAATTTTGCAGCTACGCCTCTGTCAGCTCAAAAAAAgcctctttttattttctgcagGTTATGCTCAACTTTCTAAAGGAGTTCGAGACCAAGCTTGGTATCAAAATCACGTGTTCTCAAGAGACTGAGCCATTGGGCACAGCTGGTCCCTTGGCTTTGGCCAGAGATCAGCTAATAGATGGTTCAGGTGATCCCTTCTTTGTTCTCAACAGCGATGTCATCAGTGAATACCCTTTTGAAGAACTGATCCAGTTCCATAAATCCCATGGTGGAGAGGCCACAATTATGGTGACAAAGGTTTGATCTAGTTACTATAGTTTCTTAAATGTTTTTCTAACTACTGCTCACTTGGTCTACAAACTAATCCAATTACCTTTGTCACTCTGGAATAGGTAGATGAGCCATCCAAATATGGTGTTGTGGTCATGGAAGAGGAAACTGGCAAAGTGGAAAGGTTTGTGGAGAAACCAAAAATGTTCGTTGGAAACAAGATCAATGCAGGAATTTATCTTCTGAACCCTTCTGTTCTAGACCGCATCCAACTGAGGCCTACTTCAATTGAGAAAGAGGTCTTCCCCCAGATTGCTGCAGACCAAAGGCTATTTGCCATGGTCCTGCCAGGATTTTGGATGGACATTGGCCAACCAAGGGACTACATTACCGGCCTAAGACTCTACCTAACTTCTCTAAGGAAAAAATCTCCTTCCAAGCTATCTACTGGCTCTCACATTGTTGGAAATGTGTTGGTGCATGAGAGTGCTGTGATTGGAGAGGGATGTCTGCTTGGCCCAGATGTTGCTATTGGACCTGGTTGTGTGGTTGAGTGCGGAGTGAGGCTGTCAAGGTGTACTGTAATGAGAGGAGTCCGCATCAAGAAGCATGCCTGCATCTCCAGCAGCATTATTGGATGGCATTCTACTGTCGGACAATGGGCACGTGTCGAGAACATGACAATCCTTGGGGAGGATGTCCATGTATGTGACGAGATATACAGCAATGGTGGTGTAGTTCTTCCTCACAAGGAAATCAAATCAAGCATTCTTAAGCCTGAGATTGTTATGTGAAACGCATCGGTGGTTCATCCCTATCATCTCCACCagttgcaaatatatatatatatatatatacataaatatccTTGTTCATATCCTTTGTTTACCATGCCAGAATTTGGGAGTTGAAGTCTGTGGATACCAGTATGCCATCTACTGGGTCCTCCTGTTCATGTTCTATGAATCTTGTCATTTCATTTCCTGATCTGTCTCTTACGGATCATGTGTAATAACTTCAAATGTTTGATCTGTGAATAGTCTTTGTGCAGCTTGTGTTGGATATGATTCTGATTTTAAAACTCTAGTCACTTCCATATTAATTTATACACGTATCTTCTCTTCCGAGATGTTGCAGTGCCAGAGCTAGACGTATTCAAGAACTGATCCTGTTCTGTTGGGACATGGATTGAGAAAATCTATGGGCTGATGAATTATTGGGGAATGAAGATTGGAGAGACAGTAAAGTAGTAAAGCCATATGCAGATGCTGGACCTACCATGTGAATACTGGTTCGCTCTTGGATCTCATTGCGCTGGAAAGTGCATGTGAACAGATTGCGGGGACCCTCTTGATTGATGGAATTTAATGAGACATGGATATATAACAGTCTTTGTTGGCTGCTATCTAGCAAAATGAACACAAgcaattattttctaataaattatgatttattgatttgctgaactttttttttcccctgaTTTTTATTTAGGTGCCTGCTGCAGTTACCTGATAATAAGAATTTTGAGCAGGAACGTTACTCCCTCATCTCCACCTCAACAGTGCGGTGTTATCAgactgtattttattttattttattttttcaacaaCATCCACTacaaacttaaatatttttatgaaaactaaaataagaaaaccaGGCCAAGCCAAGTGTAAGTCTTCAAGTGCGCACCAGTTTTTCTATACATGAATACATCAAAAAACCATATAATGGTATGGAACAAGAGGTAGCTTCtcaacaaacaaatacatgaCCTCACAATTGGTGTGTAACACCAGAAAGCTAAACAATGTCTCTTTTATTAAATCAAAGCTGAATAAGATGTACTGGCAAGGTCTTGAGGAGGATAGAAGCTGTTGTGACCAATGAATAATGTGaggcaatggcaacatcattGTGATGAGCTGAGGTGAAAAACTTGGCAGCTAGGTTTGTAAGAGCGCTTGTTCACAGCTTGCTCGAACTTCTTTGCAGCTGCTTCATTCTCTTCTAAGCTAGTCTGAACAAAATATCTTATCCACCATGTTGAGCTCCGGAGTTTAGCCTGCATTGAAACACAAGACAAAATAGGTGTCTTTGCTTGAATATGACAACAAAATGTACTCTACAGAGGCTGAGGCTAAGGATTGAATTCCCATGGTGACATGAaggaaatatttttgaaaagatgCAAAGACGGATCCAAAGTTTGAGATGCTATAATTGATGTTACAGATGTATAAGTACGAAG containing:
- the LOC120282545 gene encoding probable mannose-1-phosphate guanylyltransferase 1 is translated as MKALILVGGFGTRLRPLTLSVPKPLVDFANKPMILHQIEALKDVGVTEVVLAINYQPEVMLNFLKEFETKLGIKITCSQETEPLGTAGPLALARDQLIDGSGDPFFVLNSDVISEYPFEELIQFHKSHGGEATIMVTKVDEPSKYGVVVMEEETGKVERFVEKPKMFVGNKINAGIYLLNPSVLDRIQLRPTSIEKEVFPQIAADQRLFAMVLPGFWMDIGQPRDYITGLRLYLTSLRKKSPSKLSTGSHIVGNVLVHESAVIGEGCLLGPDVAIGPGCVVECGVRLSRCTVMRGVRIKKHACISSSIIGWHSTVGQWARVENMTILGEDVHVCDEIYSNGGVVLPHKEIKSSILKPEIVM